ctggaatcaccaccgaaacccgagaggcggagcgccgctgaggcgcagccgtcgccgagacccgagaggcggagcgctgctgacctggaatcaccaccgaaacccgagaggcggagcgccgctgacctggaatcaccatcgaaacccgagaggcggagggccgctgacgcgcaagcatcaccgaaacccgagaggcggagcgccgctgacgcgcagccatcaccgaaacctgagaggcggagcgctgctgacctggaatcaccaccgaaacccgagaggcggagcgccgctgatgcgcagccgtcgccgaaacccgagaggcggagcgccgctgaggcgcagccgtcgccgaaacccgagaggcggagcgccgctgaggcgcagccgtcgccgaaacccgagaggcggagcgccgctgaggcgcagccgtcgccgaaacccgagaggcggagcgccgctgaggcgcagccgtcgccgaaacccgagaggcggagcgccgctgaggcgcagccgtcgccgaaacccgagaggcggagcgccgctgaggcgcagccatcgccgaaacctgagaggcggagcgccgctgacctggaatcaccaccgaaacccgagaggcggagcgccgctgaggcgcagccgtcgccgagacccgagaggcggagcgcctctgacgcgcagccgtcgccgaaacccgagaggtggagcgccgctgacacgcagccatcaccgaaacctgagaggcggagggccgctgacctggaatcaccaccaaaacccgagaggcggagcgccgctgacgcacaaccatcaccgaaacccgagaggcgtaGGGCtgctgacgcgcaaccatcaccgaaacccgagaggcagagggccgctgacctggaatcaccaccgaaacccgagaggcggagcgccgctgacgcgcaaccatcaccgaaacccgagaggcggaggaccgctgacctggaatcaccactgaaacccgagaggcggagggccgctgacctggaatcaccaccgaaacccgagaggcggagcgccgctgtcgcgcaaccatcaccgaaacccgagaggcagagcgccgctgacgcgcagccgtcgccgaaacccgagaggcggagcgccgctgaggcgcagccgtcgccgaaacctgagaggcagagcgcCGCtcacctggaatcaccaccgaaacccgagaggcggagcgccgctgaggcgcagccgtcgccgaaacccgagaggcggagtgctgctgacctggaatcaccaccgaaacccgagaggcggagggccgctgacgcgcaagcatcaccgaaacccgagaggcggagcgcctcTGACgtgcagccgtcgccgaaacccgagaggcggagggccgctgacctggaatcaccaccgaaacccgagaggtggagcgccgctgacgcgcagccatcaccgaaacctgagaggcagagcgccgctgacgcgcagccatcactgaaacccgagaggcggagtgccgctgacgcgcagccgtcgccgaaacccgagatgcggagcgccgctgaggcgcagccgtcgccgaaacccgagaggcggagcgccgctgaggcgcagccgtcgacgaaacccaagaggcggagcgccgctgaggcgcagccgtcgccgaaacctgagaggcggagcgccgctgacctggaatcaccaccgaaacccgagaggtggagcgccgctgacgcgcagccatcaccgaaacctgagaggcagagcgccgctgacgcgcagccatcactgaaacccgagaggcggagtgccgctgacgcgcagccgtcgccgaaacccgagatgcggagcgccgctgaggcgcagccgtcgccgaaacccgagaggcggagcgccgctgaggcgcagccgtcgccgaaacccgagaggcggagcgccgctgaggcgcagccgtcgccgaaacctgagaggcggagcgccgctgacctggaatcaccaccgaaacccgagaggcggagcgccgctgaggcgcagccgtcgccgaaacccgagaggcggagcgctgctgacctggaatcaccactgaaacccgagaggcggagcaccgctgacctggaatcaccatcgaaacccgagaggcggagcgccgctgaggcgcagccgtcgccgaaacctgagaggcggagcgccgctgacctggaatcaccaccgaaacccgagaggcggagcgccgctgaggcgcagccgtcgccgaaacccgagaggcggagcgctgctgacctggaatcaccactgaaacccgagaggcggagcaccgctgacctggaatcaccatcgaaacccgagaggcggagggccgctgacgcgcAAGCATCACCAAAACCCGAGAGGCGTAGGGCtgctgacgcgcaaccatcaccgaaacccgagaggcagagggccgctgacctggaatcaccaccaaaacccgagaggcggagcgccgctgacgcgcaaccatcaccgaaacccgagaggcggaggaccgctgacctggaatcaccactgaaacccgagaggcggagggccgctgacctggaatcaccaccgaaacctgagaggcggagcgctgctgacgcgcaaccatcaccgaaacccgagaggcagagcgccgctgacgcgcagccatcaccgaaacccgagaggcggagtgccgctgacgcgcagccatcaccgaaacctgagaggcggaaggctgctgacctggaatcaccaccgaaacccgagaggtggagggccGCTGACAGGGAACGGCCACGCAAACCCCCACgcaaacccaagaggtggagggcCGCTGACAGGGAACGGCCACGCAAACCCCCAcgcaaacccaagaggcggagcgccgctgaggcgcagccgtcgccgaaacccgagaggcggagcgccactGACGCGGAATCTCCAcgcaaacccaagaggcggagggccgctgacgtgaaaccatcatcacccgaacccaagaggcggagggtcacTGACGTGGAACCGCCACacaaacccaagaggcggagggctgCTGACGTGGGACGGCCACGCAAACCCCCAcgcaaacccaagaggcggagcgccgctaaGGCGCAGCCgccgccgaaacccgagaggcggagcgccgctgacccgcagccgccgccgaaacccgagaggcggagcgccgctgacgcgcagccgtcgccgaaacccgagaggcggagcgccgctgaggcgcagccgtcgccgaaacccgagaggcggagcgccgctgacctggaatcaccaccgaaacccgagaggcggagcgccgctgacgcgcagccgtcgccgaaacccgagaggcggagcgccgctgacgcgcagccttcgccgaaacccgagaggcggagcgccgctgacgcgcagccgtcgccaaaacccgagaggcggagcgccgctgacctgcagccgtcgccgaaacccgagaggcggagcgccgctgacgcgcagccgtcgccgaaacccgagaggcggagcgccgctgacgcgcagccttcgccgaaacctgagaggcggagcgctGCTGAGCTGGagtcaccaccgaaacccgagaggcggagcgccgctgacgcgcagccgtcgccgaaacccgagaggcggagcgccgctgaggcgcagccgtcgccgaaacccgagaggcggagtgccgctgaggcgcagccgtcgccgaaacctgagaggcggagcgccgctgacctggaatcaccaccgaaacctgagacgcggagcgccgctgacctggaatcaccaccgaaacccgagacgCGGAGcaccgctgacgcgcagccatcatcgaaacctgagaggcggagcgccgctgacctggaatcaccaccgaaacccgagaggcagagcgctgctgacgcgcagccgtcgccgaaatctgagaggcggagcgccgctgacgcgcagccgtcgccgaaacccgagaggcggagcgccgctgacgcggaACCGCCTcgcaaacccaagaggcggagggcagCTGACAttgaaccatcatcacccgaacccaagaggcggagggtcggTGACGTGGAACTGCCACGCAAACCCAAGAGGCCGAGGGCTGCCGACGTGGAACCATCATtacctgaacccaagaggcggagagTCGGTGACGTGGAACTGCCACGCAAACGCAAGAGGCCGCAGGCCGCCGACGTGGAACCATCAttacccgaacccaagaggcggagggtcggtgacgtgcaaccatcatcacccggacgcaagaggcggaggttgaattAGCTGAGAAcaggccattgcactcaagcctgagcagtaaaaataaaactgagtagaacaaaataaaaagatcaaaaaacaaaacccacactccaaaaacaaagaataaataaataatataaaaataaaataaatactgcagTCCTTATGTTATTGCTTTGTTTCGATATCTGGTATGATTGCTTGAGGGACCTGAGGTTTTTAATCATGGGGGTTGTTTTAATCTTTAGAAGTGGTtggttatgtaaaatattattattattttttgagacgattttgctgtgtcacccaggctggagtgcagtggcttgatcacagctcactgcagcctcaacctcctgggcttcaagcaatcctcctgcctcagcctcccaagtagctgggatcacagatgtgtgccaccacgcctggccaatgttaaaaaatcctttaacttttgtgtagagatgcactcctggactcaagcgatcctcctacttgtCCCGACCACCAGCCCCTTTCTGATAAACACTTACACTGTTTATTATCTGATGCCATTTCTATCTTCTTCCTTGTCGTCCAGACATCAAATAATTAGCTTTCTTCAGGGGTTTCTTTTTCAAGTGCTCAGTGTTAAAGATCACTCACATTAGGGCCAGACaccacggctcatgcctgtaatcccagcactttgggaggccgaggcgggcagagcacttgaggtggggagtttgagaccagcccggccaacttggtgaaaccccacctctactgaaaaaaatacaaaaattagctgggcgtgatggtgcatgcctgtagtcctagccacttgggaggctgaggcatgagaatcgcttgaacccaggaggcagaggttgtagtgagccaagatcacatcagcacactctagcctgggtgacagagcgagactctgcctcaaaaaataaataaaataaatatcacttaCATTAGCTATACCCAAGGGGTGGTCTATAGAGACTTGGAAGCAGTGGTTATTGCAACAGGGGCACGGAAGTCATCTGGCTATGCCAGGGTGCCCAGGGGATACTCGGGGTGGGTGGCATGGTGCTGCTGGGGACTCACCGCACAGGACGCTCTGGTTGACGCACTGCCAGGAGTAGCGCTCTGTCTTGGGGCTGCAGCCGGCCTCCTCAGCTCGAGTGTAACAACAGTCGTGGCCATGGCAGCACCTGCGGATGTCACATGGGCAGGACAGCAGGTGGGTGGAGCTCTCTCCTGGCCCTCCTCTTGCCAGGACCATGGGTGACTGAAGACCCCCAGGGAGGCACAGCATCCTCttatctaagttttttttttttttttttttttttttttttttaagagacagggactttctctgtcgcccaggctggactgcagaggcacgatcatagctcacggcagccttgaactcctgggctcaagcgatcctcccacttcagtgtcccgagtagctgagactacaggcacacgccagcatgcccggctggttttttaatttgtatttcctttgagacagcgtatctctctgttgctcaggctggagtgcagtggctcaatcagctcactttagccttgaactcccgggctcaagtgatactgccacctcaacctcccaagtctgCTACTACAGGAACACAAACTCCtttcaaatgctgggattacaggtgggagctactgTACACCTGGCCTTATGTAAGCTGTTTCCCTGAAAATCCCCGACTTGGGTAATGATTCCATTGGCCCCACCATGCCCTGTCCTGCCTTCCTGGCTGTGCCCAAGCTtggtccctgcctgcctgcctgcctccctctctgggtCTCGAGCTCCTGTGACACAtgactcctctctcttcctggagTGATCCAAGCCCTGCCACTTCCTGACTTTGCCCACACTGTACCGTCTGCCTGGGGCAACTTCATGTCTGCCCACTGACCCTTAGGCCTCAGCCCAGGCACAAGCCCCTGCCTCCGGAGGTCATccaggcctcaccaggctacaCCCTCTCGTAAAATTGGATtctctcccttcaggacaggtTTATAATGAAATCCTCctcagaggccaggtgcggtgacacccatctgtaatcccagcactttgggaggctgaggtgggaggatcacttgaggccagggggtcgagaccagcctgggcaacataagagagactcttgtctctcttgtctctataacaaatttaaaaattagctcaccaggccaggctcagtggctcatgcctgtaatcccaacactttgagaggccgaggcaggtggatcacgaggtcaggagttcgagagcagcctgaccaacacggcgaaaccctgtctctactaaacatacaaaattagccaggcatggtggcacgcacctgtaatcccagctactcgggaggctgaggtaggagaattgcttgaacccaggaggtggaggttgcggtgagccaagatcacgccattgcagtccagcctgagcaacagagcaagactctgtctcgagagaataaaaacacacaaaaaattaactcgccaggatggcacatgcctatagtcctagctacttgggaggctgaggtgggaggattcccttcagcccaggagtttgaggctgcagtgagccactgtgattgtgccactgcactctaacctgggcaaaagcgagaccccaggctagagtgcatgattttgggtcactgcaacctccacctcccaggttcaagtgattctcctgcctcagcctcttgagtagctgggactacaggcatgtgccaccacgcctgggtaatttttgtatttttagtagaggcagggtttagtagagaccatggtgaaaccccatctctattaaacaaATCTCTactaaccccatctctacaaaaaacagctgggcgtggtagtgcacacctgtaattccagctacttgggaggctgaggcacgagaatcatttgcatcttggaggcagagtttgcagtgagctgagatcgcaccactgcactccagctgggatgacagagcaagaccctgtctcaaaaaaaaagaaaaaggaacaaacaacagcaacaacaacaaaaaacctctgTGTCAATCACAGCCTTCGAGCTAGGGGAGAGGCGGCCGAATTCTGCCCTCTGCTAATGAGCTATAGCTTTGTGGAAATGGGCGAGTGGCGTGCCCTTGTGAGCCTCAgggccccatctgtaaaatgggcataactgTCATGCCCGTCTTTAAGAACAGCCTTGGGGGTAAATGAGTGGAACTCATGGGAAGATCTCAGCCCACAACCTTCCACAGAACAGGCGCTTCTCACACAGTAAGTAGCAGGAGTGCAGAGGCTGCAGGCATGAAtccagccagactgcctgggttcaagtcccagctcccACGTCTTGGTAACTAAGTGGCCTCAGACAAGTTActtagtatttcttcttttttttttttttttttttttttcagacggagttttgctctgtcacccaggctggagtgcagtggtgtgatctcggctcactgcaacctccgcctcccgggttcaagcaattctcctgcctcagcttcctgagtagctggaattacaggcacctgccaccacacccagctaatttttgtatttttagtagagacagggtttcaccttcttggccaggatggtctcgaactcctgacctcgtgatctgcctgcctcagcctcccaaagtactgggattataggcgtgagccaccgcacctggacatgttacttaatatttctgtgccttggtttcttaatctgtgaaatgggattgtTGTGAGAACGCAAAGGGATTCCCAGGGCAGTTCCTAGTGCATAGTCTggctgcttttgtgtgtgtgtgtgtttaatatagagacagggtctcactatgttgcctaggctggtttcaaactcctgggctccagtgaacCTCCTGCTTccacccaaagtggtgggataacaggtgtgagtcaccacacctggtcactttatattatgtttttcttttgagacagggtctcgcactgttgcccaggttggaatgcagtggtgcaatctcaactcactgcaaactctgcctcccgggttcaagtgattctcctgcatcagcctcttgagtagctggtactatagtcACCCGGCTCcttgcccggctaagttttgtatttttagtagagatgtggtttagtgattctgcatcagcctcttgagtagctggtactataatCACCTAGctccttgcccagctaatttttgtattgttagtagagatgccgtttcctttttttttttttttttttttctgagatggagtttcgctcttgttgcctaggctggagtgcagtggtgcgatctcggttcaccacagcctccgcctcctgggttcaaacgattctcctcagcctcccgagtagctgggattacaggcatgcaccaccgcacctggctaattttgtatttttagtagagacggggtttccccatgttggtcaggctagtcttgaactcctgacatcaagtgatccgcccaccttggcctcccaaagtactgagattacaggcatgagccatcatgccaggctggTAGCAGTCTTTCCTAGAATGTGGATGCCTTGGAAAACAGGGGCTTTGCCTTGTTTCCCTAGAACCTAGAATGGCatctggcacacagcagatgctACCTCtattgtaaatgaatgaatgaaagaagtgTCCTTGCAGCCACACTGGCAGCCGTAACATAGTGGTTATAAATCTAGACTCTGGAGTCTCAAGTGCAAATGTCATTGGCCTCTCCCCTAGCCTCCTCAAGGGGCACTCAATGAAAGAACCTGGAAGTGCCCTGATATGACTGGTTGGACTGACATGACTGCCAGTTGGTGGGACTTGGTCTGGAGCAGAGACTACTTGGAATGGTAGAGGCAAAACTCAACAGCCTCTGGAGCTGCGCTTGTGGTGGAGCTGGACCCTGATTTTAGCTGGaccttgtttttagagacagggtttccttctgcagtctcaaactcctagccttgattgatcctcctgccttgtcctcccaaagtgctgggactacaggtgcatgcaaccacacctggctaattttcttttcttctttctttcttttttttttttttgatggagtcttgttctgttgcccaggctggagtgcaatggtgcgatctcggctcactgcaacctctgcctcctgggttcaatccattctcctgcctcagcctcccaagtagctgggactacaggtgtgtgccaccctgcctggctaatttttgtatttttaggagggacgagacttcaccatgttggccaggctggtctcgacctcctgacctcaggcgatccactcatcttggcctcccaaagtgctgggactacaggcacatgcaaccacgtctggctaattttcttgagttttaatagagactgggtctcgttatgttgtccaggctggtcccgagCTCCTGAGTTCAatcgatcttcctgccttggtctcccaaagtgctgggcctacaggcgtgagccaccatacccagcccaatttttgtatattttgtagagacacagtcttgctatgttgtccaggctggtctcaaattcctgggctcaagggatcttcttgccttggcctcccggagCACTTAATTACAGGAATGACTGCGTGTGCTGTTGTGCCTATACTTTCTGGAGATAGGTTGTTAGGAATTTATGTagttggccaggtacggtggctcacgcctgtaatcccagcactctgggatgccgaagcaggtggatcacctgaggtcaggagttcgacaccagcctggtcaacatggtgaaaccctgtctctactaacaatactaaaattagctgagcgtggtggcacatgcctgtagtcccagctacttgggaagctgaggcaggagaatggtttgagcccaggagcagaggttgcttgcagtgagccaagatcataccattgcactccagcctgggcaacagagcgagactctgtctcaaaaaaaaaaaaaaaaaaggaatttacataGTTGAACAACTATTCTTTGGACATCTTTCAGTCCAGTAGACGGTGTTAAACTTGAAGACAAATAACGATTTGACctgtgatatttgtttttcccTCTTATCATCTAAGCCCATTCGTCCAGGTCATTCATCGCCTTTAAAGGCATCCCCAAAGGGAGGCAGGTCTGGACGGAGCTGAAGATTGCACAGGCCATTTGCAGGCTGGATTCATTCTCTGGTGACCCACCCGTCTGACTCgagttatttttttcccatgtCTGGACAAGACTGACCTCTGCCCAGCAACTCAGGCCTGGATTTAGTCCAAGGGCCCTcagtggcttttttttgtttgctttttcaggAAGTGAAGAATTTAGAAGGATAAAAGGCGGAAATAACTTTTCAGCCTCTGACCTTTGTAACAATCTGGTTTCCTTTTAAAGGAGCATTGTTTGGGCCTGGGGCCACCTAGACCTTCTGATGCTCTTTCACCACccttggaggaggaggaaaggaagaaaatgggcCCTGAGCGATCACCACATACCAGGCCCTGGGGGTCTAGTGGCGAAGGAGGCAGGTAGGGTCTCTGCTTTCATGGAGCTTCTAGTCAAGCGAGACGCACTAAACAGTAAAGGGACAAATAGGATTACTGGAGGTAGCCCTAACTACTGGGACAGAAACAAGATGGTAAGATAGAGAAGGAAGAGTGGCCT
This sequence is a window from Gorilla gorilla gorilla isolate KB3781 chromosome 18, NHGRI_mGorGor1-v2.1_pri, whole genome shotgun sequence. Protein-coding genes within it:
- the LOC129527592 gene encoding nascent polypeptide-associated complex subunit alpha, muscle-specific form-like isoform X1; its protein translation is MHTKKRVSSFPGNKIGRKDVITLWRHVKTKVRAKIRKMKVTTKINHHDKINGKRKTTKKQKMFQRAQELRRRAEDYHKRKIPPSARKPLCNWVRMAAAEHRHSSGLPHWPYLTAETLKNRMGHQPPPPTQQHSITDNSLSLKTRAECLVYPLPPSADDNLTTPPECFLTPLPPSAPPSAPPSADDNLKTPPLATQEAEAEKPPKPERQRAADVEPPPKPERRRAGDVQPSRKPERRRAADVQPSRKPERRRAADVQPSRKPERRRAADVQPSRKPERRRAADVEPAPKPERRRAAVDDKTPAEFLVYPLPPSADDNLETPLECLLTPLPPSPPSSADDKTPAEFLVYPLPPSADDDLEMPLECLLTPLPPSPPSSAPPSADDDLEMPLECLLTPLPPSPPSSAPPSADDDLEMPLECLLTPLPPSPPSSAPPSADDDLEMPLECLLTPLAPSPPSSAPPSADDETPAEFVVYPLPPSADDDLEMPLECLLTPLPPSPPSSAPPSADDDLEMPLECLLTPLPPSPPSSAPPSADDDLEMPLECLLTPLPPSPPSSAPPSADDDIEMPLECLLTPLPPSPPSSAPPSADDETLAEFVVYLLPPSADDDLETPLECLLTPLAPSPPSSAPPSADDETPAEFVVYPLPPSADDDLEMPLECLLTPLPPSPPSSAPPSADDDLEMPLECLLTPLPPSPPSSAPPSADDDLEMPLECLLTPLPPSPPSSAPPSADDDLEMPLECLLTPLPPSPPSSAPPSADDDLEMPLECLLTPLPPSPPSSAPPSADDGTLAEFVAYLLPPSADDDLEMPLECLLTPLPPSPPSSAPPSADDETPAEFVVYPLPPSADDNLETPLECLLTPLPPSPPSSADDKTPAEFLVYPLPPSADDDLEMPLECLLTPLPPSPPSSAPPSADDETPAEFVVYPLPPSADDDLEMPLECLLTPLPPSPPSSAPPSADDETLAEFVVYLLPPSADDDLETPLECLLTPLPPSSPSSAPPSVDDKTPDEFVVYPLPPSVDDNLETPLECLLTPLPPSAPPSAPPSVDDNLKTPPLATQEAEAEKPLKPERRSGADAQPSRKPERRRAADLESPPKPERRSTADVQPSPKPERRSTADAQPSPKPERRSAADLESPPKPERRSAADAQPSPKPERRSAADAQPSPKPERRSAAEAQPSPKPERRSAAEAQPSPKPERRSAADLESPPKPERRSAAEAQPSPRPERRSAADLESPPKPERRSAADLESPSKPERRRAADAQASPKPERRSAADAQPSPKPERRSAADLESPPKPERRSAADAQPSPKPERRSAAEAQPSPKPERRSAAEAQPSPKPERRSAAEAQPSPKPERRSAAEAQPSPKPERRSAAEAQPSPKPERRSAAEAQPSPKPERRSAADLESPPKPERRSAAEAQPSPRPERRSASDAQPSPKPERWSAADTQPSPKPERRRAADLESPPKPERRSAADAQPSPKPERRRAADAQPSPKPERQRAADLESPPKPERRSAADAQPSPKPERRRTADLESPLKPERRRAADLESPPKPERRSAAVAQPSPKPERQSAADAQPSPKPERRSAAEAQPSPKPERQSAAHLESPPKPERRSAAEAQPSPKPERRSAADLESPPKPERRRAADAQASPKPERRSASDVQPSPKPERRRAADLESPPKPERWSAADAQPSPKPERQSAADAQPSLKPERRSAADAQPSPKPEMRSAAEAQPSPKPERRSAAEAQPSTKPKRRSAAEAQPSPKPERRSAADLESPPKPERWSAADAQPSPKPERQSAADAQPSLKPERRSAADAQPSPKPEMRSAAEAQPSPKPERRSAAEAQPSPKPERRSAAEAQPSPKPERRSAADLESPPKPERRSAAEAQPSPKPERRSAADLESPLKPERRSTADLESPSKPERRSAAEAQPSPKPERRSAADLESPPKPERRSAAEAQPSPKPERRSAADLESPLKPERRSTADLESPSKPERRRAADAQASPKPERRRAADAQPSPKPERQRAADLESPPKPERRSAADAQPSPKPERRRTADLESPLKPERRRAADLESPPKPERRSAADAQPSPKPERQSAADAQPSPKPERRSAADAQPSPKPERRKAADLESPPKPERWRAADRERPRKPPRKPKRWRAADRERPRKPPRKPKRRSAAEAQPSPKPERRSATDAESPRKPKRRRAADVKPSSPEPKRRRVTDVEPPHKPKRRRAADVGRPRKPPRKPKRRSAAKAQPPPKPERRSAADPQPPPKPERRSAADAQPSPKPERRSAAEAQPSPKPERRSAADLESPPKPERRSAADAQPSPKPERRSAADAQPSPKPERRSAADAQPSPKPERRSAADLQPSPKPERRSAADAQPSPKPERRSAADAQPSPKPERRSAAELESPPKPERRSAADAQPSPKPERRSAAEAQPSPKPERRSAAEAQPSPKPERRSAADLESPPKPETRSAADLESPPKPETRSTADAQPSSKPERRSAADLESPPKPERQSAADAQPSPKSERRSAADAQPSPKPERRSAADAEPPRKPKRRRAADIEPSSPEPKRRRVGDVELPRKPKRPRAADVEPSLPEPKRRRVGDVELPRKRKRPQAADVEPSLPEPKRRRVGDVQPSSPGRKRRRLN